In Desulfopila inferna, a single window of DNA contains:
- a CDS encoding precorrin-8X methylmutase: protein MPVTIHKIGPLEIEAESFRMIAEELGPHNFDATTFKVVQRVIHATGDFSFAENLRFSNEAIERGIGALQQGKNILTDVNMVATGISKPLLSRWGNTVVCNIADEQVKSAAIAANTTRAEMAIEQGMQGNIGIVAIGNAPTALLKMLKMLEGTAQENMPLIVGVPVGFVNAAESKALLNQSSLHFVTSLGRKGGSPVAAAIINALIRLAAE, encoded by the coding sequence ATGCCAGTTACCATCCACAAAATCGGCCCACTGGAAATTGAGGCGGAAAGCTTCCGCATGATCGCGGAAGAACTTGGTCCGCACAACTTCGACGCCACGACCTTCAAGGTGGTGCAGCGGGTCATTCATGCCACCGGCGATTTCTCCTTTGCCGAAAACCTGCGCTTTTCCAATGAGGCAATAGAGCGCGGCATTGGTGCCTTGCAGCAGGGCAAAAACATTCTCACCGATGTCAATATGGTGGCCACCGGCATCAGCAAGCCGCTGCTCAGCCGATGGGGCAACACCGTGGTCTGCAACATTGCCGATGAACAGGTAAAAAGCGCCGCCATAGCCGCGAATACCACCCGTGCGGAGATGGCCATCGAGCAGGGCATGCAGGGAAATATCGGTATTGTCGCCATCGGCAACGCCCCCACCGCCCTGTTGAAGATGCTGAAGATGCTGGAAGGAACTGCACAGGAAAATATGCCCCTGATTGTCGGAGTGCCGGTGGGTTTTGTCAACGCCGCGGAATCCAAGGCCCTGCTCAACCAGTCGAGCCTGCATTTCGTCACCAGCCTGGGACGCAAAGGCGGCAGCCCGGTGGCGGCGGCCATCATCAATGCCCTCATCCGTCTGGCGGCAGAATAA
- a CDS encoding cobyrinate a,c-diamide synthase, translating into MSSRAFVIAGTQSGSGKTTITLGLMAALDRLGHSVMPYKCGPDFIDPSLHKLVTGKISRNLDLWMAGEQFCRDCFARHMTKVDIGVVEGVMGMFDGGPASSAALAKALDIPVILVLDVRSTAESAAAVLKGFETLDPAVEVKGVILNMVGSSRHLHLVRGAIEQHCRAEILGYLPRTLDFTIPSRHLGLHMGEEMPVTGEKIEKLAETVIEHIDMDRLLEIAAMPGPPAPAKRQKSAESIMRLGVARDKAFCFYYEDNLDIFRRAGAEICYFSPLQDEHLPQGLDGIYLGGGYPELYGAELSGNHSMLREIRQWAEAGRPLYAECGGFMYLSEGITDPEGCFHPMAAVFPATTVMQTRRASLGYREISTTAATFFGPAGTVLRGHEFHYSRIEPNDSIERVYRVDNATEEGYRRNNVIGGYMHLHFGSNEQAVHNFIQFCKD; encoded by the coding sequence ATGAGCAGCCGGGCTTTTGTTATCGCCGGAACGCAGAGCGGCTCGGGTAAAACAACCATCACCCTGGGACTGATGGCCGCCCTGGACAGACTCGGCCATTCGGTGATGCCGTACAAATGCGGACCGGATTTTATCGATCCCAGCCTGCATAAGCTGGTCACTGGCAAGATCTCCCGCAATCTTGATCTGTGGATGGCCGGTGAACAATTCTGCCGCGACTGTTTCGCCCGCCATATGACGAAAGTCGATATCGGCGTGGTGGAAGGTGTCATGGGCATGTTCGACGGCGGCCCGGCCTCCAGCGCGGCGCTGGCGAAAGCACTCGATATTCCGGTGATTCTGGTTCTTGATGTACGCTCCACCGCGGAGAGCGCTGCGGCCGTTTTGAAGGGCTTTGAAACACTCGACCCTGCTGTCGAAGTGAAGGGCGTCATCCTGAACATGGTTGGCAGCAGCCGGCATCTCCATCTGGTCAGAGGTGCCATAGAACAGCATTGCCGGGCCGAGATTCTCGGGTATCTGCCGCGTACTTTGGACTTCACCATTCCCAGCAGACATCTGGGCCTGCATATGGGTGAGGAAATGCCGGTGACCGGGGAGAAGATAGAGAAACTTGCCGAAACGGTCATCGAACATATCGATATGGACCGGTTGCTGGAAATCGCCGCGATGCCAGGGCCGCCGGCTCCCGCGAAGCGGCAGAAATCAGCTGAGAGTATCATGCGCCTCGGGGTTGCCCGGGATAAGGCCTTCTGCTTTTACTATGAAGACAACCTTGATATTTTTCGTCGGGCCGGGGCCGAGATCTGCTACTTCAGTCCACTGCAGGATGAGCATCTGCCCCAGGGACTTGATGGTATCTACCTGGGCGGCGGCTATCCCGAGCTTTATGGCGCAGAGCTCAGCGGCAACCATTCCATGCTCAGGGAAATTCGGCAATGGGCCGAGGCCGGCAGGCCGCTTTACGCCGAATGCGGCGGCTTTATGTATCTCTCCGAAGGCATCACCGACCCGGAGGGGTGCTTTCATCCAATGGCCGCCGTCTTCCCCGCCACGACCGTGATGCAGACCCGGCGGGCAAGCCTCGGCTACCGCGAGATCAGCACTACGGCGGCAACCTTCTTCGGCCCTGCCGGAACGGTGCTGCGCGGTCATGAATTTCACTACTCCCGCATCGAACCAAACGATTCCATCGAACGTGTCTACCGGGTCGATAACGCCACCGAGGAAGGATACCGCCGCAATAATGTGATCGGCGGCTATATGCATCTCCATTTCGGTTCCAACGAACAGGCTGTCCACAACTTTATTCAATTCTGCAAGGATTAA
- a CDS encoding ABC transporter substrate-binding protein, whose translation MNPAISVHLLRTLSILRWESRKTALLAILCSLVFCTAPAAASTRNDTGKTYKRIISLYSAHTENLVSMGAADQLIGISPSDNFPANILDKPRFSYREDPERFIAAGPDLILVRPMIERSYPQLMAKLREAGIAVVSLQPTTVDEIFHYWRELGRLSGRQKNAEDMIEHFRAGIDAIGAYVSRIPQDERPWVYFESMHRKMKTFAPSSIALFALEQAGGRNVATDAGQIRNTNIAAYSKERILSHAAKIDVFIAQKGRMNPVDIDTIRNETGFRAIKAVRENRIVLIDEHLVSRPTLRLLEGIMQLYGHLYPLEVALSGDKP comes from the coding sequence ATGAATCCGGCAATCTCAGTCCATTTGCTGCGCACTCTCTCTATTCTCCGGTGGGAATCAAGGAAAACCGCTCTTCTTGCCATCCTCTGCTCTCTGGTGTTCTGCACCGCTCCGGCGGCAGCCTCCACTCGGAACGATACCGGCAAAACCTATAAGCGCATCATATCGCTGTACTCCGCTCATACCGAAAATCTGGTCAGCATGGGCGCCGCAGACCAACTTATCGGCATCTCCCCCTCGGATAATTTTCCTGCCAATATCTTGGACAAGCCGCGTTTTTCCTATCGCGAGGACCCGGAGAGGTTTATTGCCGCCGGTCCGGATCTCATCCTGGTGCGGCCCATGATAGAACGCTCCTATCCCCAGCTGATGGCCAAACTGCGTGAGGCCGGTATTGCCGTGGTTTCACTGCAGCCCACCACGGTCGATGAAATTTTTCATTACTGGCGGGAGTTGGGCAGACTGAGCGGCAGGCAGAAAAACGCGGAGGATATGATAGAGCATTTCAGGGCCGGGATAGACGCCATCGGCGCTTATGTCTCCCGCATTCCTCAGGACGAGCGACCATGGGTCTATTTTGAATCGATGCATCGCAAGATGAAAACCTTCGCCCCCTCCTCCATCGCCCTCTTCGCCCTGGAGCAGGCCGGAGGACGAAATGTGGCAACAGATGCCGGGCAGATCCGCAATACCAACATTGCCGCATATTCCAAGGAGCGGATCCTCTCTCATGCCGCCAAGATCGATGTCTTTATCGCCCAGAAAGGGAGGATGAATCCGGTGGATATCGATACCATCCGCAACGAAACCGGCTTTCGGGCCATCAAGGCGGTAAGGGAAAACCGGATCGTGCTGATCGATGAGCATCTCGTCTCCAGACCGACCCTGCGTCTGCTTGAGGGAATTATGCAGCTCTACGGCCATCTTTATCCCCTGGAAGTGGCGCTTTCCGGAGACAAACCATGA
- a CDS encoding GNAT family N-acetyltransferase codes for MAKMIENPQVIENMLVFFMKDSNWIIRSEKPSDIKAIDEVTQAAFEDHSFSQNTEHFIINDLRADDALTISLVSEVDGRIVGHIAFSSVTISDGTTNWHGLGPVSVLPEYQGRRIGTTLINSGLALLESISSKGCVLVGLPTYFNRFGFWNRPQLIHEGTPQEVFVARSLVGRVPSGTVEFHQAFKQLSMVEKDAIADVIIDYAIAGIKLDPSNPAIESLIKKGILTETPDGKFLMQPSALTEYDSYLAQVGQFRATEMSRVHKNPMLAAIKYG; via the coding sequence ATGGCGAAAATGATTGAAAACCCGCAAGTGATTGAAAACATGTTAGTATTTTTTATGAAAGATAGTAACTGGATTATCAGAAGCGAAAAACCATCAGACATTAAGGCGATCGACGAGGTTACACAGGCAGCTTTTGAAGATCATTCTTTCAGCCAAAACACAGAGCATTTTATCATTAATGATCTCCGTGCCGATGACGCACTGACCATATCGCTGGTGTCTGAGGTTGATGGGCGGATTGTTGGGCATATAGCCTTTTCATCCGTTACGATTTCCGATGGAACAACGAACTGGCATGGCCTTGGTCCGGTATCTGTGCTACCGGAATATCAAGGACGCCGGATAGGCACGACGCTGATCAACAGTGGATTAGCCTTGCTGGAATCCATTAGCAGCAAAGGCTGTGTGCTAGTGGGATTACCTACATACTTCAATAGGTTTGGTTTTTGGAACCGCCCTCAGTTAATCCACGAGGGAACGCCACAAGAAGTTTTTGTGGCAAGGTCGCTTGTTGGGCGGGTGCCAAGTGGGACAGTTGAGTTCCATCAGGCATTTAAACAGTTGTCAATGGTTGAAAAAGACGCCATCGCCGATGTTATTATCGACTATGCTATTGCTGGTATAAAGCTTGATCCTTCGAACCCGGCGATTGAAAGTCTAATAAAAAAGGGGATTTTGACTGAAACACCAGATGGTAAGTTCCTGATGCAACCCTCGGCGCTGACAGAATATGACTCATACCTTGCTCAGGTTGGCCAATTTAGAGCTACAGAAATGAGCCGTGTACACAAAAATCCGATGTTGGCGGCAATTAAGTATGGTTAG
- a CDS encoding DUF4019 domain-containing protein, translated as MKRYLLLIFAGLLLFQSGFPISIKASEKEAVESALYWLNLVDQGQYEESWEAASSLFRRNVTREQWRVAVQGARESLGDMLTRELASTEAHDTLPGAPDGRYLIIFFNSSFVEKKEGRETLTLMVENDETWRVSGYFIR; from the coding sequence ATGAAAAGATACCTTCTCCTCATTTTTGCGGGCCTGCTCCTTTTTCAAAGCGGTTTTCCAATTTCGATTAAAGCATCTGAAAAGGAGGCGGTTGAGTCTGCCCTGTACTGGCTGAATCTTGTCGATCAGGGACAATATGAGGAAAGCTGGGAAGCGGCAAGCTCGCTTTTCAGGAGGAATGTTACCCGGGAGCAGTGGAGGGTGGCGGTTCAGGGAGCCAGGGAATCGCTGGGTGATATGCTGACACGTGAATTGGCATCGACAGAGGCCCACGATACATTGCCCGGTGCCCCCGACGGCCGCTACCTGATCATCTTTTTCAACTCCTCTTTTGTAGAGAAAAAAGAGGGTCGTGAAACACTAACCCTGATGGTGGAAAATGATGAGACCTGGAGAGTGTCGGGGTACTTTATCAGGTAG
- a CDS encoding sirohydrochlorin cobaltochelatase has translation MPRRIQIVVISAVLSLMLFIPALPSQARDAEKQDKTAIVVASFGTTVPRAVEAINNIVDRVEKAYPQTEVRITFTSNIIRSIWRKRQIEAQQWLDQGIPEDILYVKNIISTIGDLREEGYRNIIVQPTHMFYMEQSHDLNSYVRALGSIETMKERWRPFDSVVMGRPALGMPGARYNYHEDVAAAVQTLAADAQLAASEDAILVYMGHGNQHWSTGIYADTQREMRRAYPDVETFIGVVEGHPSLQDVLDQLDATTRKKIIIKPFMIVAGDHAVNDMAGEDGESWKSVLEKSGYEVQPVLQGLGSNDAFADIFVDHIRDTARDHNLVVQ, from the coding sequence ATGCCCAGAAGAATTCAGATTGTTGTCATTTCCGCCGTTCTGTCGCTTATGCTGTTTATCCCGGCGTTGCCGAGCCAGGCCCGGGATGCGGAAAAGCAGGACAAGACAGCTATCGTGGTGGCCAGCTTCGGTACCACGGTTCCACGAGCAGTCGAAGCCATCAACAACATTGTAGATCGGGTCGAGAAGGCCTACCCGCAAACAGAGGTAAGGATTACCTTTACCTCCAACATAATCCGCTCAATCTGGCGCAAACGCCAGATTGAGGCGCAGCAGTGGCTGGATCAGGGCATCCCGGAAGACATCCTCTATGTAAAGAATATTATCTCCACCATCGGCGATCTGCGCGAGGAGGGGTATCGCAACATCATTGTGCAGCCTACCCACATGTTTTACATGGAACAGTCTCATGACCTGAACAGTTATGTCCGCGCCCTGGGCTCTATCGAGACCATGAAGGAGCGCTGGCGACCCTTTGACTCTGTGGTAATGGGCCGACCTGCCCTGGGAATGCCGGGAGCCCGCTACAATTATCACGAAGATGTGGCCGCCGCTGTCCAGACATTGGCCGCCGATGCCCAACTGGCAGCAAGCGAAGATGCAATCCTCGTCTATATGGGCCATGGCAATCAGCACTGGTCGACGGGAATCTACGCCGACACGCAGAGGGAGATGCGCCGCGCATACCCGGATGTGGAGACTTTCATCGGTGTTGTCGAAGGACATCCGTCCCTGCAGGATGTCCTCGATCAGCTCGACGCCACCACCAGGAAGAAAATCATCATCAAACCGTTCATGATCGTGGCGGGAGATCACGCCGTCAACGATATGGCCGGAGAAGATGGGGAGTCCTGGAAATCTGTACTGGAAAAGAGCGGCTACGAGGTGCAGCCTGTCTTGCAGGGCCTTGGATCTAATGATGCTTTTGCCGATATTTTCGTCGATCACATCAGGGATACAGCCAGAGACCATAATCTGGTTGTCCAGTAG
- a CDS encoding APC family permease yields the protein MGENSSSDYKKDSLKLWGAVSMGTGVMIGAGIFALTGQIAELAGTWFPLVFFIAAIIAGFSAYSYVKMAQAYPSAGGIAMFLKKAYGKSLMTGACALLMYFSMIINESLVARTFGTYTLQLFDVKQADWLVPALGVGLLIFAFGINLLKNKYIQSISFFTAFLKIAGLAVLAIGGLWASGLEFESVSAAPQQTGAAGFLGAVALGILGYKGFTTITNSGDELKEPKKNVGRAIIVSICICTVLYVLIALAVGANLSIEEIVKAKDYSLAEASRPAFGQYGLWFTVGFAIVATVSGVIASVFAVSRMLDMLTSMQLVPHRHFKLPGGLQMHTLIYTVAMAIVLTIFFDLSRIASLGAIFYIIMDIGIHWGVLKHLHKEVGARASILITAIVLDVVVLGAFIWVKVQSDMFVIWASLIGLILVFAGEKLFLKMHEADEGDPHYKDPKEASS from the coding sequence ATGGGCGAGAACAGTTCTTCCGACTACAAAAAAGATAGCCTAAAGCTTTGGGGAGCCGTCTCCATGGGCACGGGCGTGATGATTGGCGCTGGCATTTTCGCGCTAACCGGCCAAATCGCCGAGTTGGCGGGTACATGGTTTCCGCTGGTTTTTTTCATCGCCGCGATCATCGCGGGTTTCAGCGCCTATTCCTACGTAAAGATGGCACAGGCCTATCCCTCGGCAGGCGGCATCGCCATGTTTCTCAAAAAGGCCTACGGCAAGAGCCTGATGACGGGCGCCTGCGCGCTGCTCATGTATTTTTCCATGATCATCAACGAGAGCTTGGTGGCGCGCACCTTCGGCACTTACACCTTGCAGTTGTTTGACGTCAAGCAAGCCGACTGGCTTGTGCCCGCGCTCGGGGTCGGCCTGCTCATTTTCGCCTTCGGCATCAATCTGCTGAAAAATAAATACATCCAGTCCATCTCGTTTTTCACTGCTTTCTTGAAGATCGCCGGGCTCGCCGTGCTCGCGATCGGCGGTCTATGGGCGTCGGGCTTGGAATTCGAGAGCGTGAGCGCTGCACCCCAGCAGACCGGTGCCGCCGGTTTTCTCGGGGCGGTCGCCCTGGGCATCCTGGGATATAAAGGCTTCACTACCATTACCAACAGCGGTGACGAGTTGAAGGAGCCGAAGAAGAACGTCGGTCGCGCCATCATCGTTTCGATATGCATTTGCACCGTCCTCTATGTGCTGATCGCTCTAGCCGTGGGTGCAAACCTGTCGATCGAGGAGATCGTCAAGGCAAAAGACTACTCGCTGGCAGAGGCCTCGCGCCCGGCCTTTGGACAATACGGGCTCTGGTTCACGGTCGGCTTCGCTATCGTTGCCACGGTCTCGGGTGTAATCGCCAGTGTCTTCGCGGTTTCTCGGATGCTGGACATGCTTACCTCCATGCAGCTCGTGCCGCACCGTCACTTCAAGTTGCCCGGCGGGCTGCAAATGCACACGCTGATCTATACGGTCGCCATGGCCATCGTACTGACCATTTTCTTCGACCTCAGCCGCATCGCGTCGCTTGGCGCGATTTTCTACATCATCATGGACATCGGAATCCACTGGGGCGTGTTAAAGCATTTACATAAAGAGGTCGGTGCCAGAGCCTCCATTCTGATCACCGCTATCGTGCTCGACGTGGTGGTCCTCGGCGCCTTCATATGGGTCAAGGTTCAGTCCGATATGTTCGTCATCTGGGCCTCGCTCATCGGCTTGATTCTGGTTTTCGCAGGCGAAAAGCTTTTCCTGAAGATGCATGAAGCCGACGAGGGCGATCCTCACTATAAGGATCCTAAAGAGGCATCGTCATGA
- a CDS encoding MFS transporter — MSKRAYAIIAACFFTVSIAYSIRYGYGMLLPEMLPALGISKTQAGTIFAVYFIVYTIFTPIMGTLSDLFNFRLLLTVFPAVLGLGALMMAQVTGFAQACLFFSIAGLGHAACWAPVASLVQKWVPDNKRGTALSVVSIGIGLGIPLWSGLLPVLVSGFGWRTGWISMGVFGMAVAVLNLILVRNPEAVEERLVSAHERIIYVGIMYKTLLRSRGFWMVGMSYLLIGFNVLVPFTFLPVYATESLHLDYAVSTRFVGIIALMGVIGQLTLGPLSDRIGRGKVMILCSSIMGTACLGMALAGTAGTLYAAAGLYGLAYGAVWPMYAAAASDSFPRNQTGSVVGLWTVFLGLGSIISPVICGWTIDITGVYTWAFLLGLLAGFFSIGFLIAYSKIRESTSA, encoded by the coding sequence GTGAGCAAACGGGCATACGCCATCATCGCAGCATGTTTTTTCACCGTCTCTATTGCCTATTCCATTCGATACGGCTATGGCATGCTTTTGCCGGAAATGCTGCCGGCCCTGGGAATTTCCAAGACCCAGGCCGGCACGATTTTCGCCGTCTATTTCATTGTCTATACCATTTTCACACCAATTATGGGCACTCTGTCGGATCTGTTCAACTTCCGTCTTTTGCTCACGGTCTTTCCGGCCGTTCTGGGCCTGGGCGCCCTGATGATGGCCCAGGTCACAGGATTTGCTCAGGCATGTCTGTTTTTTTCAATTGCCGGTCTGGGCCATGCCGCCTGCTGGGCGCCGGTAGCTTCCCTGGTGCAGAAATGGGTGCCGGACAACAAGCGGGGAACAGCGTTGTCTGTTGTTTCGATCGGAATCGGCCTGGGTATTCCGTTGTGGAGCGGGCTGCTGCCGGTTCTGGTTTCTGGGTTCGGCTGGCGGACGGGCTGGATAAGCATGGGGGTTTTCGGTATGGCGGTAGCCGTGCTTAACCTGATTCTGGTGCGCAATCCGGAAGCAGTGGAAGAGCGCCTGGTTTCCGCGCACGAACGCATCATCTATGTGGGGATCATGTACAAAACCCTGCTCCGCAGCAGAGGATTCTGGATGGTCGGCATGTCGTACCTCCTGATCGGCTTCAATGTGCTTGTTCCTTTTACCTTTCTGCCGGTGTATGCCACCGAATCCCTGCATTTGGATTATGCCGTCTCCACCCGCTTTGTCGGAATCATCGCCCTCATGGGCGTCATCGGCCAATTGACCCTGGGGCCGCTTTCCGACCGAATAGGCAGAGGCAAGGTCATGATACTGTGCAGCAGTATCATGGGAACGGCCTGCCTGGGAATGGCGCTGGCGGGAACTGCAGGGACGCTTTACGCAGCAGCCGGCCTTTACGGGCTGGCCTATGGCGCAGTCTGGCCTATGTATGCGGCCGCGGCATCGGATTCCTTTCCCCGGAACCAGACGGGGAGCGTCGTCGGTCTGTGGACCGTCTTTTTAGGCCTCGGTTCCATCATATCTCCTGTAATTTGCGGGTGGACCATCGATATAACCGGCGTTTACACCTGGGCTTTTCTGCTGGGACTGCTTGCCGGATTCTTTTCCATCGGTTTCCTGATCGCCTATAGCAAAATCAGAGAATCGACCTCAGCATGA
- a CDS encoding PAS domain S-box protein: protein MAQQHKKAFPLLDKSHSHACIIFDNFAHFRQVAAQYILDGLLDREKCFMAVDTYQKSYIAEDFLSLGYDVEDFISIGSLSIVDVKESYFEKDGFNPNKIEAFWIEQTKQAVSEGYKALRVVGEATFGLGSQNLSDKLMRYENIIKEVLFPHFPFKSLCAYDKSLYPAKVIKAAIRAHPILFYNNELFLQNIHYIPPEIHFQESQELEIWLDNVRKNNENLKSLAEQETKFRLLFEEAPLPYQSLDENGTISEINQSWLDTLGYSKDEVIGRNFGEFLPPDYVTHFKESFQKFKAVGEVIGVEFEMVKKDGSTILVGLNGKISRGPQQVFRETHCIFHNITEQRQSEKAIQRQNILISGINSIFAAVVKNADDREFGKTCLLIVERVTESPLSLLGETGSDDLLDIAASNPTWEKCSLGNQQDSTNKRRLPHLEGLYATVFKKGRGFLTNNPASHPDSKGVPPGHPELKCFMAAPLKLNDKTTGMISVANREGGYTDEDLATLKTLARVISDALSRRRAQKALIDQEIRYRNLFMNSPDAIFLNRHDKITLVNNACIRLFGAQKAEDLLGRSPYELYHLDYHEKLRERIYRIRNLNESLPPYETKIVRLDGTSVEVEITSKGYMFGDSLDIHVILRNVTEKRRAAEELKRSNKELEEFAYAISHDLQEPIRSIIGFLQLFISKTPSERVDDRALMYLDRAIAASRRMKGLIDNLLSLSKVSTNGFKVRPTELNQVVGIVLENLHSTLTERNVEVICQDLPVMAVDADLIQRLFQNLMANAIKYNTSHAPVVEIGCRPSDDSYEFFVKDNGIGIEQKFQERIFRPFQRLHTSQEYEGVGMGLTLCKRIVERHHGRIWMESQPGQGSTIFFTLSASLGGHDC from the coding sequence ATGGCACAACAACACAAAAAAGCTTTCCCTCTTCTGGATAAGAGCCATTCGCATGCCTGTATTATTTTTGATAATTTTGCACATTTTCGCCAAGTTGCCGCCCAATACATACTCGATGGTTTGCTTGATCGTGAAAAATGTTTTATGGCTGTCGATACTTATCAAAAGTCCTATATTGCCGAAGACTTCTTATCTCTCGGGTACGACGTTGAGGATTTTATATCCATCGGAAGTCTTTCGATTGTCGATGTAAAAGAGTCTTACTTCGAGAAAGACGGGTTCAATCCTAATAAGATTGAGGCATTCTGGATTGAACAAACCAAGCAGGCTGTCTCAGAAGGATATAAGGCACTGAGAGTAGTAGGCGAAGCCACCTTTGGCCTTGGAAGCCAAAATCTTTCTGACAAATTGATGCGATATGAAAATATCATCAAAGAAGTGCTCTTTCCTCATTTTCCTTTTAAATCCTTATGTGCCTACGACAAGAGTCTCTATCCTGCGAAAGTTATTAAAGCCGCTATCCGTGCCCATCCGATTCTCTTTTACAACAACGAATTGTTCCTCCAAAATATCCATTACATTCCACCGGAAATTCATTTTCAGGAATCTCAGGAACTTGAAATCTGGCTGGATAATGTCAGAAAAAACAACGAAAATCTCAAATCCCTTGCCGAGCAGGAAACAAAATTCCGACTGCTGTTCGAAGAAGCCCCACTGCCTTACCAGTCTTTAGATGAAAACGGCACGATTAGTGAAATCAATCAAAGCTGGCTCGATACTCTCGGCTATTCTAAGGATGAAGTGATAGGACGCAATTTCGGAGAATTTCTTCCTCCGGACTATGTCACTCATTTTAAGGAAAGCTTTCAGAAATTCAAAGCGGTTGGTGAGGTCATCGGCGTGGAATTCGAGATGGTCAAAAAAGATGGCTCCACAATTCTTGTGGGATTAAACGGAAAAATCAGTAGGGGGCCACAACAGGTATTCCGTGAAACCCATTGTATCTTCCATAATATCACCGAGCAAAGACAGTCCGAAAAAGCAATCCAACGGCAAAATATACTGATTAGCGGAATTAACAGTATTTTCGCCGCAGTGGTCAAGAATGCCGACGACAGGGAGTTCGGAAAAACCTGTCTCTTGATTGTCGAAAGGGTCACCGAAAGCCCTCTTTCTCTGCTCGGTGAAACCGGCTCTGATGATCTGCTGGATATCGCCGCTTCCAACCCCACCTGGGAAAAATGCTCCCTGGGCAACCAGCAGGACTCTACAAACAAACGGCGGCTCCCGCATCTTGAAGGTCTTTATGCCACTGTTTTTAAAAAAGGTCGTGGGTTTCTTACCAACAATCCGGCCTCACATCCGGACAGCAAGGGAGTTCCGCCCGGGCATCCTGAACTGAAGTGCTTTATGGCCGCTCCTTTGAAATTGAACGATAAAACGACCGGGATGATTTCGGTGGCCAATCGTGAAGGAGGTTATACGGATGAAGATCTGGCAACCCTTAAAACCCTGGCCCGCGTTATCAGCGATGCTCTGTCCCGGCGGCGTGCCCAGAAGGCGCTCATAGATCAGGAAATCCGTTACCGCAACCTTTTCATGAACTCTCCCGATGCTATATTCCTGAACCGTCACGACAAAATCACCTTGGTGAACAATGCGTGCATCCGCCTGTTCGGAGCACAGAAAGCCGAAGACCTGCTCGGCAGATCCCCTTACGAACTCTATCATCTCGACTATCATGAAAAGCTGCGAGAAAGGATATACAGAATACGGAACCTCAATGAATCGCTGCCCCCTTATGAAACCAAAATTGTCCGGCTTGATGGAACATCGGTGGAGGTGGAAATAACATCAAAGGGTTACATGTTCGGCGATTCTCTGGATATTCACGTAATTCTGCGCAACGTAACGGAAAAAAGACGGGCTGCAGAGGAGTTGAAGCGTTCAAATAAAGAACTCGAAGAATTTGCCTATGCCATCTCTCATGACCTTCAGGAGCCAATCCGCTCGATCATCGGTTTTCTCCAGCTTTTTATTTCAAAGACTCCTAGTGAAAGAGTCGACGACCGGGCCCTGATGTACCTCGACAGAGCGATTGCCGCCAGCCGTCGAATGAAGGGCCTTATCGACAACTTACTGTCCCTCTCCAAGGTTTCAACCAATGGCTTTAAGGTCAGGCCAACGGAACTGAACCAGGTAGTTGGCATTGTACTTGAAAATCTCCATTCAACTCTCACAGAGAGAAATGTGGAAGTAATCTGTCAGGATTTGCCGGTAATGGCTGTCGATGCGGACTTGATCCAGCGGCTTTTTCAGAACCTTATGGCGAACGCCATAAAATACAATACCAGTCATGCGCCCGTGGTTGAAATTGGGTGCCGCCCCTCCGATGACAGTTATGAGTTTTTTGTAAAGGACAACGGCATAGGTATTGAGCAAAAATTTCAGGAGCGGATTTTTAGACCCTTCCAGCGGCTGCACACCAGCCAGGAATATGAGGGAGTGGGCATGGGCCTGACCCTGTGCAAAAGAATCGTCGAGCGCCATCATGGAAGGATCTGGATGGAATCACAACCCGGTCAAGGCTCAACCATTTTTTTCACACTATCTGCAAGCCTTGGAGGTCATGATTGTTAA